In a single window of the Gracilimonas sp. genome:
- a CDS encoding RNA-binding protein, whose protein sequence is MNIYIGNLSYDVSSDQLREVFEAYGEVSSAKVITDRGSGRSKGFGFVEMDNKAEAEAAIEQLDGAEIDGRPVKVNEAKPRN, encoded by the coding sequence ATGAATATTTATATAGGAAACCTTAGTTATGATGTTTCCAGCGACCAACTCAGAGAAGTTTTTGAAGCTTATGGTGAAGTAAGTTCAGCCAAAGTTATTACCGACAGAGGTTCAGGCCGTTCAAAAGGTTTTGGATTTGTTGAGATGGATAACAAAGCTGAAGCTGAAGCCGCTATCGAACAACTCGACGGTGCCGAAATTGACGGTCGCCCTGTAAAGGTAAATGAAGCCAAACCCCGCAACTAA
- a CDS encoding heavy metal-binding domain-containing protein: MIMTTTNHLDRKEVQKYLGIVTGEAILGANIFKDFFAGIRDIVGGRSGAYEKELQQARKLAFEEMELKANSVGANAIIGIDIDYETIGANGSMLMVSVSGTAVSAE, encoded by the coding sequence ATGATTATGACCACCACCAATCACCTGGACAGAAAAGAAGTACAAAAATATCTGGGTATTGTAACGGGAGAAGCCATTTTGGGAGCAAATATCTTTAAGGACTTCTTTGCCGGTATCAGGGATATCGTTGGCGGACGTTCCGGTGCTTACGAAAAAGAACTGCAGCAAGCACGTAAACTGGCTTTCGAAGAAATGGAATTAAAAGCCAACAGTGTAGGTGCTAACGCCATAATCGGCATCGACATTGATTATGAGACCATCGGAGCAAATGGAAGTATGCTCATGGTTTCCGTAAGCGGAACAGCTGTTTCTGCTGAATAA
- the dnaJ gene encoding molecular chaperone DnaJ has protein sequence MSTQRDYYEILGVDKGASEADIKKAYRKMAMKYHPDRNKGDKEAEKKFKEASEAYEVLKDSDKRARYDQFGHQGVNGQGGFGGGADFDNMGFEDIFSRFGDIFGSGFFGEEAFGGGGGRRGRSRGRKEPGQPGSDMKIRMPLTLEEIAFGAEKKLKIKKQIKCDECNGTGAETNSDFETCGTCNGMGEVRQVTRTMLGQMVNVQACPNCNGEGRIIKNKCKKCSGEGRVKGEETIKVNIPSGVSNGNYITLRGQGNAGRRGGSAGALIVLIEEKEHEHFDRDGNNIYYNLTLSIPDAVLGTEVEVPTLKGKAKLKIDPGTQPGKMLRMRGRGIKGLNNSGDGDQYVRLNVYMPEELDDKQKEAMKSFKGSENFDPSNLDGSEKNFFSKMKDMFG, from the coding sequence ATGTCTACCCAAAGAGATTATTACGAAATACTTGGAGTTGATAAAGGTGCTTCGGAGGCCGATATAAAGAAAGCCTACCGGAAAATGGCTATGAAGTACCATCCCGATCGCAATAAGGGGGATAAAGAAGCAGAGAAAAAATTTAAGGAAGCATCTGAAGCATACGAAGTGCTCAAAGATTCTGACAAGCGAGCCAGATATGATCAGTTTGGCCATCAGGGAGTAAATGGCCAGGGCGGATTTGGAGGCGGAGCCGACTTTGATAATATGGGCTTCGAAGACATTTTCAGCCGCTTTGGGGATATCTTTGGAAGCGGATTCTTTGGTGAAGAAGCCTTTGGAGGCGGGGGAGGCCGACGAGGCCGATCACGTGGAAGAAAAGAACCTGGGCAGCCAGGTTCAGATATGAAAATCCGAATGCCTCTTACCCTTGAAGAGATTGCATTTGGAGCAGAAAAAAAGCTCAAAATCAAAAAGCAGATTAAATGCGATGAGTGTAATGGTACCGGGGCCGAGACTAATTCAGATTTTGAAACCTGTGGCACCTGTAATGGAATGGGTGAAGTTCGCCAGGTAACCCGAACTATGCTCGGTCAAATGGTGAATGTTCAGGCATGTCCAAACTGTAATGGTGAAGGCCGGATTATCAAGAATAAATGTAAGAAATGCAGTGGTGAAGGCCGTGTGAAAGGCGAAGAAACCATTAAGGTTAACATCCCATCCGGTGTATCTAATGGCAATTACATTACTCTAAGGGGGCAAGGTAATGCTGGCCGACGAGGTGGTTCTGCCGGTGCTTTAATCGTTTTGATTGAAGAAAAAGAACACGAGCACTTTGACCGTGACGGTAATAATATCTATTACAATCTAACCCTGAGTATTCCTGATGCTGTGCTTGGAACAGAGGTGGAAGTTCCGACGCTTAAAGGTAAAGCAAAACTAAAAATTGATCCCGGAACTCAGCCAGGTAAAATGCTCCGAATGCGTGGCCGGGGAATTAAGGGCTTGAACAATTCTGGTGATGGAGATCAGTACGTTAGACTGAACGTATATATGCCAGAAGAACTAGACGACAAGCAGAAAGAGGCGATGAAATCGTTTAAAGGGTCCGAAAATTTTGATCCGTCCAACCTGGATGGAAGTGAGAAGAATTTCTTCTCAAAAATGAAAGACATGTTTGGATAA
- a CDS encoding nucleotide exchange factor GrpE, with product MSKEKISEEDISTQEEITENVQEKEEATATESEEQKSAKDEQEARIEELEKELANTKDGLLRKAAELENVRKRVQRERVQLFEEVKAGALEDFMPISDDLLRTLKAAEESEIEDSFLEGVKMVADKFEKVLEKHGVERINETGVPFDVNIHDAMMKQPAPDEETGSDVVLQVLDSGYKIGNRTIRHAKVIVSE from the coding sequence ATGAGCAAAGAAAAAATTTCAGAAGAGGATATCTCGACTCAGGAAGAGATTACTGAAAACGTGCAAGAAAAAGAAGAAGCTACAGCAACCGAATCTGAGGAGCAAAAATCAGCTAAGGATGAACAAGAAGCCAGAATAGAAGAGCTGGAAAAAGAGCTGGCTAACACTAAAGATGGTTTGCTTCGAAAGGCAGCTGAGTTAGAAAACGTCCGTAAACGAGTTCAGCGCGAACGTGTACAGCTATTTGAAGAGGTTAAAGCCGGCGCTCTTGAAGATTTTATGCCCATAAGTGATGATTTGCTTCGCACACTTAAAGCAGCGGAAGAATCTGAGATTGAGGATAGTTTTCTCGAAGGAGTGAAAATGGTTGCTGACAAATTTGAGAAAGTGCTGGAAAAGCACGGCGTCGAGCGAATAAATGAAACAGGCGTTCCTTTCGATGTAAATATTCACGATGCCATGATGAAGCAACCGGCTCCTGATGAGGAAACCGGAAGTGATGTAGTGCTTCAAGTTCTGGACAGTGGCTACAAAATCGGCAATCGAACAATTCGTCATGCTAAAGTAATTGTAAGCGAGTAA
- a CDS encoding TonB-dependent receptor, producing the protein MSNMIQRVFTLCMILIFCVCSTVTYASNIEDETVISGIVTDVNGEPLAGVNIRVDGKVIGTSTRPDGTFSLTAQQDPPLTLIVSIVGFTSQRVEITEAVVEDLEIVLEEQTISGGDLVVSASRVEESILEAPVTIERQDAIQIRTAASDDYYKALSTLKGVDMTTSSINFQIVNARGFNSTGNTRMVQLTDGMDTQAPALNFPIGNLNGPSQLDVESMEFIPGASSALYGPNAFNGILLVNSKDPFNYPGLSVMVKSGVNHLDSRPTLGEPEDAQPLFETAIRYAKSFNNKFAFKVNFSYSKAEDWRGINYSDKNSSLNNGFANNPAYDGVHTYGDDGTFNIALLGLPGPTRTQIAQNVSAQTGVPENEVEQYLAALPAQPVARTGYREEYLVDSGAENLKLGTSLHYRLNDAVEASYTFNYGYGTSVYSGAQRYSLKNFNISQHKIQLEGDNFMVKAYGTFENSGDSYIADFVGFSINDQYLNTSQWYGAYGGTFAGGLIQAAAQAQGGDPSYNQATVNAILSNTAVVSQFHAAARAAADANRFAPGSDAFNNAKNTALQNVVPNGALFDDQSRFLHTEGQYNFKNEIDFMDLQAGVSFRQYQLRSNGTIFDDDGGVEINEFGGFVQGSKSFMEDRIKLIGSLRYDKNENFDGQFNPRISTVINTFDNQNLRASYQTGFRNPTTQGQYIDLNVLTARLLGGLPFLTDKYNITQSAFTLESVQDFTTQVLAGNPAAAGELVPYNNFEPVKPEQIQTFEIGYKGLLGDKLFFDMAYYYNIYNDFIAQFRVRQINQDQNSDGVIQDSEILPLTAQTAPLLLSGSALNTFQVYTNVDNEVESQGAVVGFDYSLPSNFKVSANYNWNKLITDQNEGFIFDYNTPEHKVNVGLSNRSLTESLGFNVTWRWQDEFRWVSSFADGTVPAVSTIDAQVSYKLNSLNSIVKVGGSNITNNRHILNYGGPSLGAIYYVSLTFDEFLN; encoded by the coding sequence ATGAGCAACATGATTCAACGAGTATTTACCTTGTGTATGATACTTATCTTTTGCGTGTGTAGCACAGTTACGTACGCATCGAACATAGAAGATGAAACAGTAATATCGGGAATAGTCACTGATGTAAATGGTGAGCCATTAGCCGGGGTTAACATCAGGGTTGACGGTAAAGTAATCGGGACTTCTACGCGTCCTGACGGCACCTTTAGTTTAACCGCGCAGCAAGATCCTCCATTAACGCTTATTGTATCTATTGTTGGATTTACATCTCAGCGAGTAGAAATAACCGAAGCCGTTGTTGAAGATCTTGAAATTGTTCTGGAAGAACAAACCATTTCGGGTGGCGACCTTGTTGTTTCGGCTTCCAGGGTTGAGGAAAGTATTTTAGAAGCACCGGTTACGATCGAGCGCCAGGATGCAATTCAGATCAGAACAGCTGCTTCCGATGATTATTACAAAGCGCTTAGCACCCTTAAAGGTGTTGATATGACTACCAGCAGTATCAACTTTCAGATTGTGAACGCAAGGGGATTTAATTCTACCGGTAACACACGAATGGTGCAGTTAACCGATGGAATGGACACCCAGGCGCCGGCGCTTAACTTCCCCATCGGGAATTTGAATGGCCCTTCTCAGTTAGATGTAGAGAGCATGGAATTTATCCCGGGTGCTTCTTCCGCACTATACGGGCCAAATGCTTTTAACGGTATTCTGTTGGTGAACAGCAAGGACCCATTTAACTATCCCGGCTTAAGCGTTATGGTTAAATCAGGGGTAAATCATCTTGACAGCCGTCCAACATTAGGTGAACCGGAAGATGCACAGCCGCTTTTTGAAACGGCGATTCGTTATGCCAAATCATTTAATAACAAATTCGCTTTTAAAGTGAATTTCTCTTACTCGAAGGCTGAAGACTGGAGAGGTATTAATTATTCCGACAAAAATTCATCCCTGAATAACGGTTTTGCGAACAACCCAGCCTATGACGGAGTTCATACCTACGGAGATGATGGTACCTTCAATATTGCATTATTGGGCCTGCCCGGACCTACCCGAACACAAATCGCACAAAACGTTTCGGCCCAAACAGGTGTACCGGAAAACGAAGTTGAACAATATTTAGCGGCGTTGCCAGCCCAGCCGGTTGCCAGGACAGGATATCGGGAAGAATATCTCGTTGACAGTGGAGCTGAAAACCTGAAGCTCGGAACATCTTTACACTACCGTTTGAATGATGCTGTTGAAGCCAGCTATACCTTTAATTACGGTTACGGAACTTCGGTTTACAGTGGAGCTCAACGTTACAGCCTGAAGAACTTTAATATCTCCCAGCACAAGATTCAGCTTGAAGGCGATAACTTCATGGTGAAGGCTTACGGAACTTTTGAAAATTCCGGAGATTCTTACATCGCTGATTTTGTTGGATTTTCTATTAATGATCAGTATCTGAATACCTCACAATGGTATGGAGCCTATGGCGGTACGTTTGCCGGCGGGCTTATTCAAGCGGCAGCCCAAGCTCAGGGAGGCGACCCTTCGTACAACCAAGCTACGGTTAACGCTATCCTGAGTAACACGGCAGTAGTGAGTCAATTCCATGCAGCAGCCCGGGCAGCAGCCGATGCAAACCGTTTTGCACCTGGTTCTGATGCTTTTAACAACGCTAAGAATACAGCTCTTCAAAATGTAGTACCTAATGGTGCTCTTTTCGATGATCAGTCCCGCTTCCTACACACTGAAGGACAGTACAACTTCAAAAATGAAATAGATTTTATGGATCTTCAGGCTGGTGTGAGCTTCAGACAGTATCAACTGCGCTCTAATGGAACCATCTTTGATGATGACGGTGGCGTAGAGATTAACGAGTTTGGTGGGTTTGTTCAGGGTTCTAAATCCTTTATGGAGGATCGGATTAAACTGATCGGTTCTCTGCGTTATGATAAGAATGAGAACTTCGATGGGCAGTTTAACCCACGTATTTCAACGGTGATTAACACCTTTGATAATCAAAACCTGCGGGCTTCATACCAAACCGGTTTCCGCAACCCGACTACACAGGGGCAATACATCGACTTGAATGTACTTACGGCCCGATTATTAGGTGGTCTGCCTTTCCTCACGGATAAGTATAACATTACTCAGAGTGCCTTCACTTTGGAAAGTGTTCAGGACTTCACCACGCAAGTATTAGCAGGAAATCCTGCTGCAGCGGGAGAACTGGTACCTTACAATAACTTTGAGCCCGTTAAGCCAGAGCAAATCCAGACGTTTGAGATTGGATATAAAGGTCTGTTAGGAGATAAATTATTCTTCGACATGGCTTATTACTACAATATCTATAACGATTTTATTGCTCAGTTCCGCGTACGTCAGATCAACCAGGATCAGAACAGTGATGGAGTTATACAGGATAGTGAAATTCTGCCATTGACTGCACAAACGGCGCCACTGCTATTGTCCGGTTCAGCACTTAACACCTTCCAGGTGTATACCAATGTTGACAACGAGGTAGAATCGCAAGGTGCTGTAGTTGGGTTCGACTATAGCTTGCCAAGCAACTTTAAGGTAAGTGCAAACTACAACTGGAATAAACTGATTACCGATCAGAATGAAGGCTTTATCTTCGACTATAACACTCCGGAGCATAAAGTTAATGTTGGTTTAAGCAACAGAAGTCTGACCGAAAGTCTGGGTTTCAACGTGACCTGGAGATGGCAGGATGAGTTCAGATGGGTTTCTTCTTTTGCAGATGGAACCGTTCCTGCGGTATCCACAATCGATGCCCAGGTATCGTATAAGCTGAACAGCCTTAACTCGATTGTTAAAGTTGGAGGAAGCAACATCACCAACAACCGACATATTCTGAACTACGGCGGACCAAGTTTGGGTGCCATCTATTATGTCTCATTGACATTTGATGAATTCCTGAACTAA
- a CDS encoding SGNH/GDSL hydrolase family protein, with translation MNVSVKSIFKFLQILFLAFLLSNCESKVKKNASDSAEPVSYLALGDSYTIGTGIDQTNNYPNQLADSLSTLGFQVDTTQIIATNGWTTTDLKNGIAENKPPSDFDLVSLLIGVNNQYQWLDIELYRAEFRELLEQAVEFAGGKSENVFVISIPNYGVTPFAQSKDPETIRRKIKEYNNIAEEISNEFDILFINITPISEMAANDLSLLASDELHPSAKMYSMWIEEMLPTVTQIIEP, from the coding sequence ATGAATGTTTCAGTAAAATCAATTTTTAAATTTCTGCAGATATTATTTCTTGCTTTTCTTTTATCTAATTGTGAGTCAAAGGTTAAAAAGAACGCCTCTGATTCTGCAGAACCGGTTTCTTACCTGGCCCTTGGCGACTCGTATACCATTGGCACCGGTATTGATCAGACAAATAATTATCCCAACCAGTTGGCTGATTCTCTTTCAACACTTGGCTTTCAAGTTGATACCACTCAGATTATCGCCACAAATGGCTGGACTACAACCGATCTTAAAAATGGGATTGCTGAGAACAAACCACCGTCTGATTTTGACCTCGTTTCTTTATTAATAGGAGTAAATAATCAATATCAATGGCTGGATATTGAGCTATATCGAGCGGAATTCCGTGAATTACTGGAGCAGGCTGTTGAATTTGCCGGTGGGAAAAGTGAGAATGTATTTGTTATCTCTATTCCCAATTATGGTGTAACCCCTTTTGCCCAGTCTAAAGACCCTGAAACCATTCGCAGAAAAATTAAAGAATACAATAACATAGCTGAAGAAATCAGTAATGAATTTGATATTTTATTTATAAATATTACCCCAATATCAGAAATGGCAGCTAATGACCTTTCATTGTTAGCTTCCGACGAGCTCCATCCATCCGCAAAAATGTACAGCATGTGGATTGAGGAGATGTTACCAACAGTAACTCAAATTATAGAACCATGA
- a CDS encoding SIMPL domain-containing protein yields MQTFKKSKPNMVSAGKKLSKITLVVSMMFLGFGEKASAQNNPDERTITINMSSSELLPADLIIFNVNINAEAETPQEAYRVHKERESLLAKLLKQNKIEEEDIDYEPIRMNKVSANYRNQDDSKVTRTNQSVSLTFSDFSIYEKIQVALIENGFDSFNGQFSSTEISKGKEQALISAIESAKKKAELIAKTSGVTLGKVQTINYSDHQIGIPQKSSLMSMEAMRSDASMMDFSQTVSVTANINISFNIE; encoded by the coding sequence ATGCAGACATTCAAAAAATCAAAGCCGAATATGGTATCAGCTGGTAAAAAACTCTCAAAAATCACCCTTGTTGTTTCCATGATGTTTCTGGGCTTTGGCGAAAAAGCTTCCGCCCAAAATAACCCGGACGAGCGAACCATTACCATAAATATGAGTTCATCTGAACTATTGCCGGCCGACCTGATTATCTTTAATGTGAATATTAACGCGGAGGCCGAAACTCCCCAGGAAGCGTATCGAGTTCATAAAGAAAGGGAATCTCTTTTAGCTAAACTATTAAAGCAGAATAAGATCGAGGAAGAAGATATTGATTATGAACCTATTCGTATGAATAAGGTAAGTGCAAACTATCGCAACCAGGATGATTCTAAGGTTACACGAACTAATCAATCTGTAAGCCTTACTTTTAGCGACTTTTCTATTTATGAGAAGATTCAAGTCGCGTTAATTGAAAATGGCTTTGATTCTTTTAACGGGCAATTTTCTTCTACCGAAATTTCTAAAGGCAAGGAACAGGCTTTGATAAGTGCCATCGAGTCAGCAAAGAAAAAAGCTGAGCTCATTGCTAAAACTTCCGGGGTTACATTGGGCAAAGTTCAAACCATCAATTACTCCGACCATCAAATCGGAATACCTCAAAAGTCCAGTCTTATGTCTATGGAGGCCATGAGAAGCGATGCCTCTATGATGGATTTTAGCCAAACAGTTTCCGTAACTGCCAACATAAACATCTCTTTTAATATTGAATAA
- a CDS encoding PIG-L family deacetylase, whose amino-acid sequence MKKLLFTICTFLILFFNINAQDTLLNYQPKVLLVTAHPDDDALFSATIFKTTRLLNGVVDLALLTNGEGGYTYSTLGNYIYGKELDKEEVGRAWLPGIRKKELMAGGNIVGIRNYFFLDQPDFEYTEDVSIPLEKWNTDWARTKLANIMQQGGYDFLFLMLPYETTHGHHKASAVIALQALKTLPESDRPIALEAFIRRGEEDPGVSFTQLEGHPETKVMPGQVFEFNRNQTFGVNDRMNYNIIGNWVIAEHKSQGTMQLLMQSEKGVIEQYWYVEMNGQEGLTKAAEYFEAVNAVEP is encoded by the coding sequence ATGAAAAAGCTACTTTTTACAATCTGTACATTCCTGATCTTATTTTTCAATATAAATGCCCAGGATACCCTCCTCAATTATCAACCCAAAGTCCTGTTAGTAACCGCCCATCCTGATGACGATGCGCTCTTCTCAGCCACTATTTTTAAGACTACCAGGTTACTAAATGGAGTTGTTGATTTGGCACTTCTAACCAATGGCGAAGGAGGTTATACATACTCAACCCTTGGAAATTATATTTATGGAAAGGAATTGGATAAGGAGGAAGTGGGACGGGCGTGGCTTCCCGGAATCAGGAAGAAGGAGCTAATGGCCGGGGGAAATATTGTTGGAATCCGGAATTACTTCTTTCTGGACCAGCCGGATTTTGAGTATACCGAAGATGTGAGTATTCCCCTGGAAAAATGGAATACGGATTGGGCGCGGACAAAGCTTGCCAACATCATGCAGCAGGGGGGCTATGATTTTCTGTTTCTAATGCTTCCTTATGAAACCACGCATGGACATCATAAAGCTTCAGCTGTAATTGCTCTTCAAGCCCTGAAAACCTTACCGGAATCAGATCGACCTATTGCATTGGAAGCCTTTATACGAAGGGGAGAAGAAGATCCCGGTGTTTCCTTTACTCAGCTGGAGGGACATCCGGAAACCAAAGTAATGCCGGGACAGGTATTTGAGTTTAACCGAAACCAAACCTTTGGTGTGAATGACCGGATGAATTATAACATTATCGGAAACTGGGTGATTGCTGAACACAAATCACAGGGAACTATGCAGCTGCTTATGCAAAGTGAGAAAGGGGTAATCGAGCAGTACTGGTATGTAGAAATGAACGGACAAGAGGGGCTGACTAAAGCTGCTGAATATTTTGAAGCTGTTAATGCCGTTGAGCCGTGA
- a CDS encoding arylesterase has product MIKKLIIAIAFLTSFSFLVSAQNSETKTILFFGDSITAGLGVQQEQAFPALIQEKIDSLGLNYEVINGGLSGETSAGGVRRIDWILRRHIDIMVLELGGNDGLRGIDLSSTKENLQTIIDKYQRKNPNGQIILAGMQVPPNLGQEYTSEFQTIYPELAEENDLPLIPLIMDKLGGSEELIQGDGIHPTPKGHGIIAETVWDVLKEYL; this is encoded by the coding sequence ATGATTAAGAAATTGATAATTGCGATAGCCTTTTTAACAAGTTTTTCATTTTTGGTATCAGCCCAGAATAGCGAAACAAAAACCATTCTTTTTTTCGGGGATAGTATTACCGCTGGCCTTGGCGTTCAGCAGGAACAGGCTTTTCCGGCATTGATACAAGAGAAAATAGATTCACTTGGCCTGAACTATGAAGTGATTAATGGTGGCTTGAGCGGAGAAACTTCAGCCGGAGGTGTGCGCCGCATCGACTGGATTCTACGCAGACACATCGACATTATGGTGCTGGAGTTGGGAGGAAATGATGGATTGAGAGGAATTGACTTAAGTTCAACAAAGGAAAACCTTCAAACCATCATCGATAAATACCAAAGGAAAAACCCGAATGGACAGATCATTTTAGCTGGAATGCAAGTTCCTCCAAACCTCGGGCAGGAGTATACCTCAGAATTTCAGACTATTTATCCGGAACTGGCTGAGGAAAACGATCTGCCTCTCATTCCCTTAATCATGGATAAGCTGGGAGGGAGTGAAGAACTGATTCAGGGAGATGGCATTCATCCCACCCCAAAAGGACATGGAATTATTGCGGAAACGGTTTGGGATGTGTTGAAGGAATATTTGTAA
- a CDS encoding ABC transporter ATP-binding protein → MSNILEVHQLYRKFESGSKILTVVDDINFSIEEGISCAIVGPSGSGKTTLLGLCAGLDRPSSGSVSLNGIPLNPLNEDERAQVRNLHVGFVFQTFQLVPTLTAVENVMVPLELRGEATQEVRERAIELLTSVGLGDRTHHYPTQLSGGEQQRVAIARAFINQPKILFADEPTGNLDTETGEYIEKLIFDLNEQQGTTLVLVTHDLELAKKCDRIIKLRNGQVYEDSFAEQQPEAVAK, encoded by the coding sequence GTGTCAAATATACTCGAAGTTCATCAGTTATACCGCAAGTTTGAAAGCGGCTCAAAAATATTAACCGTCGTAGACGATATTAACTTTTCCATTGAGGAAGGTATTTCCTGCGCTATAGTCGGGCCTTCCGGTTCTGGAAAAACAACCTTGTTGGGTTTATGCGCCGGATTAGACCGTCCCAGCTCAGGAAGTGTTTCCCTAAACGGGATTCCTTTAAATCCCCTCAACGAAGACGAACGCGCTCAGGTCCGAAATCTGCATGTGGGATTTGTATTCCAAACCTTTCAGCTTGTTCCTACCCTAACCGCTGTTGAGAACGTAATGGTTCCGCTGGAATTGCGTGGAGAAGCAACACAGGAAGTTCGTGAGCGGGCCATAGAGTTACTTACAAGCGTTGGACTTGGCGATCGAACCCATCACTACCCTACACAGCTTTCGGGTGGAGAACAGCAGCGTGTAGCCATTGCCCGTGCATTCATTAATCAGCCAAAAATCCTATTTGCGGATGAACCCACCGGCAACCTGGATACCGAAACCGGAGAGTACATTGAAAAGCTGATTTTTGATTTAAATGAACAGCAAGGTACAACCCTGGTTTTAGTTACTCATGACCTGGAACTAGCCAAAAAATGTGACCGCATTATCAAACTTAGAAATGGTCAGGTTTACGAAGATAGTTTTGCTGAGCAACAACCTGAAGCCGTAGCCAAATAG